In one Oryza glaberrima chromosome 2, OglaRS2, whole genome shotgun sequence genomic region, the following are encoded:
- the LOC127764644 gene encoding serine/threonine-protein kinase STY46-like codes for MAVEESPPPPPPPSSPPPPSSPPPPPSSPQPAAEVGAGGRRADKSGRRLEVYSEVLARLRGLGAAAPVEISPAYEDALWAHFHRLPARYALDVHADRAEDVVTHHRLLEEARDPDRRPALSVRVVQVSRILDGDMDDCSELGMEPVHTNHLARQMVHPPPAFGSCSNLEALALEASEANLRSSNNDEDSSVHLISRPMHEITFATTDKPKVLSQLTCLLSELGLDIQEAHAFSTSDGYSLDVFVVTGWHLGGTEQLKEKLLEKFHDIETQAWPTSNSSSQSLEGPSGGESMPSTSVEIPTDGTDVWEIDLKLLKFGTKVASGSNGDLFRGSYCSQDVAIKVVRPERISADMYRDFAQEVYIMRKVRHRNVVQFIGACTRQPNLYIVTDFMSGGSVHDYLHKKNNSFKLSEILRVATDISKGMNYLHQNNIIHRDLKTANLLMDENKVVKIADFGVARVKDQSGVMTAETGTYRWMAPEVIEHKPYDHKADVFSFGIVLWELLTGKIPYEYLTPLQAAIGVVQKGLRPTIPKDTHPKLSELLQKCWHRDPAERPDFSQILEILQRLPKEVRADTEGRQKSKAGFLSALKRNH; via the exons ATGGCCGTggaggagtcgccgccgccgccgccgccgccgtcgtccccaccgccgccgtcgtccccgccgccgccgccatcgtccccgcagccggcggcggaggtcggcgCGGGGGGGCGGCGCGCGGACAAGAGCGGGCGCCGCCTCGAGGTGTACAGCGAGGTGCTCGCCCGCCTCCGgggcctcggcgccgccgcccccgtcgAGATCTCGCCGGCCTACGAGGACGCGCTCTGGGCCCACTTCCACCGCCTCCCCGCCCG GTACGCGCTGGATGTGCACGCGGATAGGGCGGAGGACGTGGTGACGCACCACCGGTTGCTGGAGGAGGCGCGCGATCCGGACCGGCGGCCCGCCTTGTCGGTGCGCGTCGTCCAG GTTTCTAGGATTCTTGATGGTGATATGGATGATTGTTCTGAGCTTGGGATGGAGCCGGTTCATACCAACCACTTGGCAAGACAAAT GGTTCATCCCCCTCCTGCCTTTGGTTCTTGCTCCAACTTAGAGGCACTTGCGCTCGAGGCGAGTGAGGCTAATCTAAGGAGCAGTAACAATGATGAAGATAGCAGTGTTCATCTCATTTCCAG GCCAATGCATGAGATAACTTTTGCAACAACTGATAAGCCAAAGGTCCTTAGTCAG CTGACTTGCTTGCTTAGTGAGCTTGGTCTTGACATCCAAGAAGCGCATGCATTTTCAACAAGTGATGGTTACTCATTGGATGTATTTGTTGTCACTGGTTGGCACCTTGGG GGTACTGAGCAGCTAAAAGAAAAGTTGCTGGAGAAGTTTCATGACATTGAG ACACAAGCTTGGCCAACATCAAACTCATCGTCACAATCATTGGAAGGTCCGTCAGGTGGAGAGAGTATGCCATCTACCAGTGTGGAAATACCAACAGATGGGACGGATGTTTGGGAGATAGATCTCAAGCTTCTCAAGTTTGGAACCAAGGTTGCTTCTGGATCAAATGGCGATCT GTTCCGTGGATCATACTGCAGTCAGGATGTAGCTATTAAAGTAGTGAGACCTGAACGCATTAGTGCAGATATGTACCGTGATTTTGCACAGGAAGTCTACATTATGAG AAAGGTCCGCCATAGAAATGTTGTACAGTTTATCGGTGCCTGTACAAGACAGCCCAACTTATATATTGTAACAG ATTTCATGTCAGGAGGTAGTGTGCATGATTACCTTCATAAAAAGAACAATTCTTTCAAGCTATCCGAAATACTGAGAGTGGCGACAGATATCTCTAAAGGAATGAACTATCTGCATCAGAACAACATAATTCACCGTGATCTCAAGACAGCGAATCTTCTTATGGATGAAAACAAG GTCGTAAAGATTGCAGATTTTGGTGTTGCACGTGTCAAAGATCAATCCGGAGTGATGACTGCAGAGACTGGAACTTATCGTTGGATGGCACCTGAG GTCATTGAACATAAGCCCTATGATCATAAAGCAGATGTTTTTAGCTTTGGTATTGTTCTATGGGAGCTGCTAACTGGCAAG ATACCCTATGAGTACCTAACACCACTACAAGCAGCCATAGGTGTTGTTCAGAAG GGCCTTAGACCAACAATTCCGAAAGATACGCACCCCAAGCTGTCTGAGCTGCTTCAGAAATGCTGGCATAGAGATCCTGCTGAAAGGCCTGACTTCTCCCAGATACTGGAGATTCTTCAGAGACTCCCCAAAGAG GTGAGAGCTGATACCGAGGGTCGCCAGAAATCAAAGGCAGGATTTCTTTCAGCATTGAAGAGAAACCACTGA
- the LOC127761456 gene encoding phospholipase D delta-like, which translates to MSWSGELSPPAAASGTRLLHGDLDLTIHEARGLPNMDFLSTLLRRLCLCLRPPARRPSPGQSRGSVPADDDGRRQPHGHHLLPTSDPYAAVVVAGNTLARTHVVRNSEDPEWSTHVLLHLAHHATGVAFHVKDADPFGSDLIGVAILPAADVLAAAAAPIVRRELPLYRPDGRGRPKPSSAIVITASFVPAGEHQSIYDAEHGGVPAAYFPARRGCEVKLYQDAHVAGGELDGVRRRGVFEPGRCWEDMCLAVLGAQHLVYVAGWSVNTKVRLVREAMSPEMAAKVEEVRTTATDDDDNPVAAEGMSLGALLKYKSQEGVRVCLLVWDDKTSRDTFFLKTGGLMQTHDEETKKFFKDSSVICLLSPRYPSNKLSMAKQKARYSIKNGAMQAKHARPNAERGVSASVQIVGTMYTQHQKCLLVDTPASGSTRRITAFLGGLDLAAGRYDTPSHRLFADLGTVFSGDVYNPAIPPAGNKGGAGEEGPRQPWHDMHCRVDGPAAYDVLENFEQRWRKATKLFRRAKAHWKDDALLKLERISWILSPSDSGAGDGDGGDSHLYALPDGHPDCWNAQVFRSVDSGSVKGLPRCWETKKMEAKHLVCDKNVTVEQSIHTAYVRAIRSAKRFIYIENQYFIGSSFAWPSYKHQEGAGNLVPMEIALKVASKIAAGERFAVYIVIPMWPEGVPTSGPIQEILFWQRQTMQAMYEVIAAAIRAAGMEGAAHPRDYLNFYCLGKREAAAAAAAGSPEQEHNPAASSARRHRRFMIYVHSKGMIVDDEYVIVGSANINQRSLAGSRDTEIAVGAYQPNLRAGAGAGDGQVFGFRMLLWEEHLGSSEWRELRSPESPECVKRVNEIAAENWRRYAADDDDVAMQGHLMRYPVDVGDDGKISELRGHEFFPDVGGRILGSTNNNYWDYLTM; encoded by the exons ATGTCTTGGTCCGGCGagctgtcgccgccggcggcggcgtcggggactCGCCTCCTCCACGGCGACCTCGACCTCACCATCCACGAGGCGCGCGGCCTCCCCAACATGGACTTCCTCTccaccctcctccgccgcctctgcctctgcctccggccgccggcgagacggCCCAGCCCCGGCCAGAGCCGCGGCTCTGTcccggccgacgacgacggccgccgccagccgcacggccaccacctcctcccgaCGTCCGACCCgtacgccgccgtcgtcgtcgccggcaacACGCTCGCCCGCACCCACGTCGTCCGCAACTCCGAGGACCCAGAGTGGTCCACCCATGTCCTGCTCCACCTCGCCCACCACGCCACCGGCGTCGCCTTCCACGTCAAGGACGCCGACCCCTTCGGCTCCGACCTCATCGGCGTCGccatcctccccgccgccgacgtcctcgccgcggccgccgcgcccatcGTCAGGAGGGAGCTCCCCCTGTACCGCCCCGACGGCCGCGGGAGGCCGAAGCCCAGCTCCGCCATCGTCATCACCGCCTCGTTCGTCCCCGCCGGCGAGCATCAGAGCATCTACGACGCGGAACACGGCGGCGTCCCGGCGGCCTACTtcccggcgcggcgcgggtgcGAGGTGAAGCTGTACCAGGACGCGcacgtggccggcggcgagctggacggcgtgcggcggcgcggggtgtTCGAGCCGGGGCGGTGCTGGGAGGACATGTGCCTGGCGGTGCTCGGGGCGCAGCACCTGGTGTACGTGGCGGGGTGGTCGGTGAACACCAAGGTGCGGCTCGTGCGGGAGGCGATGtcgccggagatggcggcgaaggtggaggaggtgcggacgacggcaaccgacgacgacgacaatccggtggcggcggagggcatGTCGCTGGGCGCGCTGCTCAAGTACAAGTCGCAGGAGGGCGTCCGCGTCTGCCTCCTCGTCTGGGACGACAAGACCTCGCGCGACACCTTCTTCCTCAAGACA GGCGGCTTGATGCAAACACATGACGAGGAGACGAAGAAGTTCTTCAAGGACTCGTCGGTGATCTGCTTGCTGTCGCCGCGATACCCAAGCAACAAGCTCAGCATGGCCAAGCAGAAGGcaagatat TCGATTAAAAATGGTGCAATGCAAGCAAAGCATGCAAGACCCAATGCTGAGAGGGGCGTGTCAGCCAGCGTGCAGATCGTGGGGACGATGTACACGCAGCACCAGAAGTGCCTGCTGGTGGACACGCCGGCGTCGGGGAGCACGCGGCGGATCACGGCGTTCCTCGGcggcctcgacctcgccgcgggGCGCTACGACACGCCGTCGCACAGGCTCTTCGCCGACCTCGGCAccgtcttctccggcgacgtcTACAACCCCGCGATCCCGCCGGCGGGGAAcaagggcggcgccggcgaagaggGGCCGCGGCAGCCGTGGCACGACATGCACTGCCGCGTCGACGGGCCGGCGGCGTACGACGTGCTGGAGAACTTCGAGCAGCGGTGGAGGAAGGCGACGAAGCTGTTCAGAAGGGCCAAGGCGCACTGGAAGGACGACGCCTTGCTCAAGCTCGAGCGCATCTCCTGGATCCTCAGCCCCTCcgactccggcgccggcgacggcgacggcggcgacagccaCCTCTACGCCTTGCCCGATGGTCACCCCGATTGCTGGAACGCTCAG GTGTTCCGGTCAGTGGACTCTGGATCAGTGAAAGGATTGCCTCGTTGCTGGGAGACAAAAAAGATG GAGGCGAAGCACCTGGTGTGCGACAAGAACGTGACGGTGGAGCAGAGCATCCACACGGCGTACGTCCGGGCGATCCGGTCGGCGAAGCGCTTCATCTACATCGAGAACCAGTACTTCATCGGATCATCCTTCGCATGGCCATCCTACAAGCACCAAGAAG gTGCTGGAAATCTGGTGCCGATGGAGATCGCGCTGAAGGTGGCGAGCaagatcgccgccggcgagaggtTCGCCGTGTACATCGTGATCCCGATGTGGCCGGAGGGGGTTCCAACCTCGGGCCCCATCCAGGAGATCCTCTTCTGGCAGAGGCAGACGATGCAGGCGATGTACGAGGTGATCGCGGCGGCGATCAGggcggcggggatggagggCGCGGCGCACCCGCGGGACTACCTCAACTTCTACTGCCTCGGcaagcgggaggcggcggcggcggcggcggcgggctcgccggAGCAAGAGCACAACCCGGCGGccagcagcgcgcggcggcaccggcggttcATGATCTACGTGCACTCCAAGGGGATGATCGTGGACGACGAGTACGTCATCGTCGGCTCCGCCAACATCAACCAGCGCTCTCTCGCCGGCTCGCGCGACACCGAGATCGCCGTCGGCGCCTACCAGCCCAAtctccgcgccggcgccggcgccggcgacggccaggTGTTCGGCTTCAGGATGTTGCTGTGGGAGGAGCACCTGGGCAGCAGCGAGTGGCGGGAGCTGAGGTCGCCGGAGTCGCCGGAGTGCGTGAAGCGGGTGAACGAGATAGCGGCGGAGAACTGGAGGAGgtacgccgccgacgacgacgatgtcgcCATGCAGGGGCACCTCATGAGGTACCCGGtggacgtcggcgacgacggcaagaTCAGCGAGTTGCGCGGGCACGAGTTCTTCCCCGACgtcggcgggaggatccttgGCTCCACCAACAACAACTACTGGGATTATCTCACCATGTAG
- the LOC127761180 gene encoding uncharacterized protein LOC127761180 isoform X2 produces the protein METAASASTSTPEGDSGQHAAAAPPRMTTVSKHYFGGASSAHNHDLRVDIIENIEEDYGMFVWPCSVILAEYVWQQRSRFTASTVVELGAGTSLPGLVAAKVGADVTLTDIAHNTEVLNNIRQVCGLNNVNCTVLGLTWGEWDEPTFDLHPDVILGADVLYDSAKFDDLFATVSFLLENSPGAMFITTYHNRSGHHLIEFLMVKWGLKCLKLLDGFSFLPSCKAASLQGNIQLVEIALDKEKPNCSSADENNL, from the exons ATGGAAaccgccgcctcggcgtccACCTCAACGCCGGAGGGGGATTCCGGCCaacatgccgccgccgctccgccgcgcatGACCACCGTATCCAAGCACTACTTCGGCGGCGCCTCATCGGCCCACAACCACGACCTCCGGGTGGACATCATCGAG AATATAGAAGAGGATTACGGGATGTTTGTCTGGCCATGCAGTGTCATTCTAGCAGAGTACGTGTGGCAGCAGAGGTCACGCTTCACTGCCTCCACAGTTGTCGAG CTTGGTGCCGGAACCTCACTACCAGGGTTAGTAGCTGCAAAGGTTGGAGCAGACGTCACACTGACAGACATCGCACATAATACAGAG GTCCTGAACAACATCAGACAAGTATGCGGTCTCAATAATGTCAACTGCACt GTATTAGGACTTACCTGGGGAGAATGGGATGAACCTACATTTGACTTGCATCCTGATGTTATTCTTGGAGCCGATGTGCTTTACGACTCAGCAA AGTTTGATGATCTCTTCGCGACAGTCTCATTTCTCTTGGAAAATTCCCCGGGGGCGATGTTCATAACCACATATCACAATCGCAG TGGTCATCATTTGATTGAATTTTTAATGGTGAAGTGGGGTTTGAAGTGTTTAAAGCTTCTGGATGGCTTCTCCTTCCTTCCATCATGCAAGGCTGCTTCACTACAAGGAAACATTCAGCTTGTTGAGATTGCACTTGACAAGGAAAAACCGAACTGCTCTTCAGCTGACGAGAACAATCTGTAG
- the LOC127761180 gene encoding uncharacterized protein LOC127761180 isoform X1, producing the protein METAASASTSTPEGDSGQHAAAAPPRMTTVSKHYFGGASSAHNHDLRVDIIENIEEDYGMFVWPCSVILAEYVWQQRSRFTASTVVELGAGTSLPGLVAAKVGADVTLTDIAHNTEVLNNIRQVCGLNNVNCTVLGLTWGEWDEPTFDLHPDVILGADVLYDSAKFDDLFATVSFLLENSPGAMFITTYHNRRFQELFYPSPHGRIAGIVLPFSLCVNYLIPVCSGHHLIEFLMVKWGLKCLKLLDGFSFLPSCKAASLQGNIQLVEIALDKEKPNCSSADENNL; encoded by the exons ATGGAAaccgccgcctcggcgtccACCTCAACGCCGGAGGGGGATTCCGGCCaacatgccgccgccgctccgccgcgcatGACCACCGTATCCAAGCACTACTTCGGCGGCGCCTCATCGGCCCACAACCACGACCTCCGGGTGGACATCATCGAG AATATAGAAGAGGATTACGGGATGTTTGTCTGGCCATGCAGTGTCATTCTAGCAGAGTACGTGTGGCAGCAGAGGTCACGCTTCACTGCCTCCACAGTTGTCGAG CTTGGTGCCGGAACCTCACTACCAGGGTTAGTAGCTGCAAAGGTTGGAGCAGACGTCACACTGACAGACATCGCACATAATACAGAG GTCCTGAACAACATCAGACAAGTATGCGGTCTCAATAATGTCAACTGCACt GTATTAGGACTTACCTGGGGAGAATGGGATGAACCTACATTTGACTTGCATCCTGATGTTATTCTTGGAGCCGATGTGCTTTACGACTCAGCAA AGTTTGATGATCTCTTCGCGACAGTCTCATTTCTCTTGGAAAATTCCCCGGGGGCGATGTTCATAACCACATATCACAATCGCAGGTTCCAGGAATTGTTTTACCCTTCTCCTCATGGAAGAATTGCAGGAATTGTTTTACCCTTCTCCTTGTGTGTCAACTATTTGATTCCTGTATGCAGTGGTCATCATTTGATTGAATTTTTAATGGTGAAGTGGGGTTTGAAGTGTTTAAAGCTTCTGGATGGCTTCTCCTTCCTTCCATCATGCAAGGCTGCTTCACTACAAGGAAACATTCAGCTTGTTGAGATTGCACTTGACAAGGAAAAACCGAACTGCTCTTCAGCTGACGAGAACAATCTGTAG
- the LOC127761448 gene encoding GDSL esterase/lipase At5g55050-like, translating to MAVQRATELRLLLVAMAVAAVTARGAAGGGAAKVPAIFVFGDSTVDVGNNNYLAGIGARADFPHNGVDFPGGEPTGRFSNGLIGVDFIAAAMGFTRSPPPYLSLIAMDANSSGEVMSNMMMAAASAMKGASFASGGSGVLDSTGTTISMTKQIEYFSDLRDQISTILSAEKASTLLSKSIFLISAGGNDAFEFFSQNKSPDSTAIQEFCEAFISTYDSHVKTLYNLGARKFAVINVPLLGCCPYLRSQNPTGECIEPLNQLAKRLNGEIRDLFRDLSSEMQGMKYSIASSYELISSLIENPQAAGFVEVKSACCGGGGKFNAEEACTPSSSCCADRSRYLFWDLLHPTQATSKIVGLAFYDGAARFVSPITFKQLADA from the exons ATGGCTGTGCAACGAGCTACCGAGCTCCGGTTGCTTCTCGTGGCCATGGCCGTGGCTGCTGTGACGGCGAGGGGcgctgccggtggcggcgcggcgaaggTTCCGGCGATCTTCGTGTTCGGCGACTCGACGGTCGACGTCGGGAACAACAATTACCTGGCCGGAATCGGTGCCAGGGCCGACTTCCCTCACAACGGTGTCGACTTCCCCGGCGGCGAGCCGACGGGGAGGTTCAGCAATGGCCTCATCGGCGTCGACTTCATAG CGGCTGCAATGGGGTTCACCAGGAGTCCACCACCTTACCTCTCTCTCATCGCCATGGATGCTAACAGCAGTGGTGAGGTGATGAGCAACATGATGATGGCAGCTGCATCCGCCATGAAAGGAGCCAGCTTTGCTTCCGGAGGCTCCGGTGTTCTTGATTCCACA GGGACTACAATCAGCATGACAAAGCAGATAGAGTACTTCTCAGATCTCAGAGACCAGATTTCGACCATATTGAGCGCCGAAAAAGCGTCAACATTGCTGTCAAAATCCATCTTCCTCATCAGTGCTGGTGGGAATGACGCCTTTGAATTCTTCTCGCAGAACAAATCGCCAGACTCTACGGCAATTCAGGAATTCTGTGAAGCTTTTATCTCCACATATGATAGTCATGTGAAA ACATTATACAATTTAGGAGCAAGGAAGTTTGCAGTGATCAATGTGCCATTACTCGGGTGCTGCCCATATTTGAGAAGTCAGAACCCGACCGGAGAGTGCATCGAACCGCTAAACCAGTTGGCCAAGAGACTGAACGGCGAAATCCGGGACCTGTTCCGTGACCTCAGCTCCGAAATGCAGGGAATGAAGTACTCCATTGCCAGCTCCTATGAACTTATCTCCAGCCTAATTGAAAATCCACAAGCTGCTG GGTTTGTAGAGGTGAAGAGTGCatgctgtggtggtggtggcaagtTCAACGCCGAGGAAGCCTGTACCCCCAGCTCCAGCTGCTGCGCTGACCGCAGCAGATATCTCTTCTGGGATCTCCTCCACCCTACCCAGGCCACCTCCAAGATTGTAGGCCTTGCCTTCTATGACGGGGCGGCACGGTTTGTCAGTCCCATAACCTTCAAGCAGCTGGCCGACGCATAG
- the LOC127763381 gene encoding pentatricopeptide repeat-containing protein At2g17033, which produces MHEACLTGGSSWVANPNVVGLFGLNCFTGPALRCVPVGDKTSHLVTRQPRRSRAAQQPAMAVAVAASLSTPAPSPAAGGRGRRRVNVAVASLRRAAAGGGSSWRSERRLMSELERTVTPGAAERVIRSYVASKSERAALAALSRLLMDSDPFAIPFYEAVTQARWFKWSSIHAAAVAALLESNGSAEESRSLISDSISRLHSTSSSSEEVSLFYCDLMAAFSSRGMRDRAMDFYSQLRASPPLSGKKTYTAMIKSLCLMSLAGEAEAALREMASRGHQPEAFQFGLVAKCYGKAGSMAEMERVISSMSDAGIRLGTGAANIVLSCYTSCRDHSRMLAWLRRMRKLRIAPTTKAFNFVLNSCPTVASMAQELGESLPLSTAELVKKLRSASPWPAEAELVQELLTSSSVLDKAMDWSESEVKLNLHGFSTIAAYVLILQWVDAMKARRALPLEVSVVCGIGKHSDVRGEPKVRELAQEVLSRMGSPLRLSMRNKGRLVAKRDRVKQWLATDWSSPVDEESTDQSPNGDNQQPFLLTLMRKLGQVLSPFLQFSKGKA; this is translated from the exons ATGCATGAAGCTTGCTTGACTGGTGGGTCCAGTTGGGTCGCTAATCCAAATGTGGTGGGCCTATTTGGGCTGAATTGTTTTACTGGGCCGGCCTTGCGATGTGTACCCGTTGGTGATAAGACGTCTCATCTTGTGACGCGCCAACCGCGTCGCTCGCGAGCAGCGCAGCAGCcagccatggcggtggcggtggcggcgtcgctctCGAccccggcgccatcgccggcggccgggggGAGGGGCCGGAGGAGGGTGAACGTGGCGGTGGCGTCcctgcggcgggcggcggcgggaggtggctcGAGCTGGcggagcgagcggcggctcaTGTCGGAGCTGGAGCGCACGGTGAcgcccggcgcggcggagcgcgtCATCCGCAGCTACGTCGCCTCCAAGTCGGagcgcgccgccctcgccgcgctctCCCGCCTGCTCATGGACTCCGACCCCTTCGCCATCCCG TTCTACGAGGCGGTCACCCAGGCGCGGTGGTTCAAGTGGAGCtccatccacgccgccgccgtcgccgcgctgctcgaGAGCAATGGCAGCGCGGAGGAATCAAGATCCCTCATCTCCGACTCCATCTCGCGCCTccactccacctcctcctcctccgaggAGGTGTCCCTCTTCTACTGCGACCTCATGGCGGCCTTCTCCTCCCGCGGGATGCGAGACCGGGCGATGGATTTCTACTCCCAGCTgcgagcctcgccgccgctgtccgGGAAGAAGACCTACACGGCGATGATAAAATCTCTGTGCCTGATGagcctcgccggcgaggcggaggcggcgctgagGGAGATGGCGTCTCGGGGGCACCAGCCGGAGGCGTTCCAGTTCGGATTGGTGGCGAAGTGCTACGGCAAGGCGGGATCCATGGCCGAGATGGAGAGGGTGATCTCGTCCATGTCCGACGCCGGCATCCGCCTCGGCACGGGCGCGGCGAACATCGTGCTCTCGTGCTACACCTCCTGCCGTGACCATTCCAGGATGCTGGCATGGCtgaggaggatgaggaagcTGCGGATTGCGCCGACGACGAAGGCCTTCAACTTTGTGCTCAACTCATGCCCAACAGTAGCTTCGATGGCTCAAGAATTGGGGGAATCACTGCCATTGTCAACGGCTGAGTTGGTCAAGAAGCTCAGGTCTGCATCTCCATGGCCAGCAGAAGCTGAGCTGGTGCAGGAGCTCCTGACATCCTCTTCGGTGCTCGACAAGGCGATGGATTGGTCGGAGTCGGAGGTGAAGCTGAACCTCCATGGATTCAGCACAATTGCAGCCTATGTTTTGATTTTGCAGTGGGTGGATGCGATGAAGGCGCGCCGCGCATTGCCATTGGAGGTGTCAGTGGTGTGTGGCATTGGCAAGCACAGCGATGTCAGAGGTGAGCCCAAGGTGAGGGAGCTGGCTCAGGAGGTTCTGAGCAGGATGGGGAGCCCCCTGAGGCTGTCCATGAGGAACAAAGGCCGGCTTGTCGCCAAGCGCGACAGGGTGAAGCAATGGCTGGCCACTGACTGGAGCTCTCCGGTGGATGAGGAGAGCACAGATCAATCACCTAATGGGGACAACCAGCAACCATTTTTACTTACACTCATGAGAAAACTAGGACAGGTTCTGTCACCATTTCTGCAGTTCTCAAAGGGTAAAGCATAA
- the LOC127761182 gene encoding uncharacterized protein LOC127761182, with product MAEESATLDAPPPLERSPQRESAVDEETRALVVPDAGDLPPFPPSAVEANFARYFVADFLNPGHDQYVYRHPNGLCVVGLASAHIALKEEGGITAVDFNVGKSDRSEMKVTGKRKRNAQHLQENSALCKVCTSSNSFVVRCCVKGSLLEINDRLIKQPDLLNTSADREGYIAIFMPKPADWLKIKDKFLSYDDYKNLRGTC from the exons ATGGCTGAAGAATCCGCAACCCtagacgcgccgccgccgcttgaaCGGTCCCCGCAACGGGAGTCTGCGGTCGACGAGGAGACCCGGGCCCTCGTCGTCCCCGATGCCGGCGACCTTCCGCCGTTCCCGCCCTCCGCCGTGGAGGCCAACTTCGCCCGCTACTTCGTCGCTG ACTTTCTCAATCCAGGACATGATCAGTATGTGTACCGCCATCCAAACGG ATTGTGTGTGGTTGGTTTAGCTTCAGCCCATATTGCATTGAAAGAGGAAGGGGGGATAACTGCCGTTGATTTCAATGTTGGGAAGTCAGACCGCAGTGAGATGAAAGTCACAGGAAAACGCAAAAGG AATGCACAACATTTGCAAGAAAATTCAGCGCTGTGTAAAGTCTGCACAAGTAGTAATTCTTTTGTAGTGAG GTGTTGTGTGAAAGGATCACTTTTGGAGATCAATGATAGATTGATCAAACAACCAGACCTGCTTAACACCTCT GCTGACAGAGAAGGATATATAGCAATTTTTATGCCAAAGCCAGCTGACTGGCTAAAAATCAAGGATAAATTTCTTAGCTACGATGATTACAAGAACTTGAGGGGAACATGTTGA